Proteins encoded within one genomic window of Panicum virgatum strain AP13 chromosome 1N, P.virgatum_v5, whole genome shotgun sequence:
- the LOC120655624 gene encoding uncharacterized protein LOC120655624 isoform X2 — protein MKRYYQPVPKRNRESVGGIIPEPRIKFTPGIGDEVGATTGAINRARHHHKGFNSQRRSVSPALASDCSESGNPFGVCLRTSLDCARYLLRQGIPFYHLDPSYTWDKGHFLEMVDWYKGFDEKVRRAFDEMDPDRRSELASRGFQKDLVKACAEEVIQVILEDIGDSRFSLLIDDTHDITSKEHMGIILRFVDMRGKVIERFLGLERVKDTTPTTIKGNLVGFLARHGLSISRIRGQGYHGQSNMRGEFNNVQRQIRDEYPYASYVHCFACQLEQILVSVSSSSLAISYFFYNVPIIVNATNAPCMT, from the exons ATGAAGCGGTACTACCAGCCTGTGCCCAAAAGGAATCGTGAAAGTGTTGGGGGCATTATTCCAGAACCTCGGATAAAGTTTACCCCAGGAATTGGGGACGAAGTTGGTGCAACAACGGGCGCCATCAATAGGGCAAGGCATCACCACAAAGGTTTTAACAGTCAAAGGCGAAGTGTGTCGCCTGCACTCGCTTCTGATTGTTCGGAGAGTGGAAACCCTTTTGGAGTCTGTTTGCGTACTTCTTTGGACTGTGCAAGATATCTCTTAAGGCAAGGTATACCCTTTTATCACCTCGATCCATCTTACACATGGGACAAGGGTCATTTTCTGGAGATGGTAGATTGGTACAAAGGCTTCGATGAGAAGGTGAGGCGTGCGTTTGATGAGATGGATCCTGATCGTCGCAGTGAATTGGCTTCTCGAGGGTTTCAGAAGGACCTTGTAAAAGCCTGTGCAGAAGAGGTCATCCAGGTGATTCTGGAAGACATTGGAGATAGTCGTTTCTCCTTACTTATCGATGATACTCATGACATTACAAGCAAAGAGCATATGGGCATAATTTTGAG ATTTGTGGATATGCGAGGGAAGGTCATAGAAAGATTTCTCGGTCTTGAGAGGGTCAAAGATACTACACCAACCACAATCAAGGGGAATTTGGTTGGTTTTCTTGCTCGGCATGGTTTATCCATTTCCAGGATACGAGGGCAGGGCTATCATGGACAATCAAACATGAGAGGAGAGTTTAATAACGTGCAGAGACAGATACGGGATGAATATCCATATGCTTCCTATGTCCATTGCTTTGCTTGCCAGCTGGAACAGATTCTTGTTTCTGTCTCAAGTTCTTCGTTAGCAATTTCTTATTTCTTCTACAATGTGCCGATAATTGTGAATGCCACGAATGCACCTTGCATGACGTAG